One Halorientalis litorea DNA segment encodes these proteins:
- a CDS encoding cbb3-type cytochrome c oxidase subunit I — translation MAGEQLALTVLMGALLVAIVALSTRLENWRSYTPLAGGGALGEESTTVHREKPAGIVRWLTTVDHKDIGILYGVYAVLAFAVGGLMAFLIRAQLVVPSGAIIENSFYNAILTSHGITMLFLFGTPIIAAFANYFVPLLIGADDMAFPRINAIAFWLLPPGALLVWGGFLIPGIGASQTSWTMYAPLSIEQTQAGADLMLLGLHLTGVAATMGAINFIATIFTERGDDVNWANLDIFSWTILTQSALILFAFPLLGSALIMLLMDRNLATTFFTVDGGGALLWQHLFWFFGHPEVYILVLPPMGLVSYILPRFAGRKLFGFKFVVYSTLAIGVLSFGVWAHHMFSTGMDVRLASSFMAVSLAIAIPSAVKTFNWITTLWNGKIRLTAPMLFCIGFVSNFIIGGVTGVFLAAIPVDKVLHDTYYVVGHFHYIVMGVIGFAVFAGIYYWFPIFTGRMYQRKLGKWHFWLSMIGTNITFFAMLVLGYLGMPRRYATYEFDAAIAPLAQVINFHLVATVGATILLVGQLIFVWNIVQSWLEGPHVGPDPWNLKEEAPELYGREYVWHENRLETALADGGEEEDVATDGGEPTDAADEDAPDAADE, via the coding sequence GGGCGCTCCTCGTGGCTATCGTGGCGCTCTCGACGCGCCTCGAGAACTGGCGGTCGTACACCCCGCTCGCTGGCGGCGGTGCTCTCGGCGAGGAATCGACCACCGTTCACCGGGAGAAACCGGCTGGCATCGTGCGGTGGCTCACGACTGTCGACCACAAGGACATCGGCATTCTCTACGGAGTGTACGCTGTCCTTGCCTTCGCGGTTGGCGGCCTCATGGCGTTTCTCATCCGTGCCCAGTTGGTCGTGCCGAGCGGTGCGATAATCGAGAACTCGTTCTACAACGCGATTCTGACGAGTCACGGCATCACGATGCTGTTCCTGTTCGGGACGCCGATAATCGCGGCCTTCGCGAACTACTTCGTCCCGCTGCTCATCGGTGCGGACGACATGGCGTTCCCGCGCATCAACGCCATCGCGTTCTGGCTCCTCCCGCCGGGTGCCCTGCTCGTCTGGGGCGGGTTCCTCATTCCCGGAATCGGTGCCTCACAGACGTCGTGGACGATGTACGCACCCCTCTCCATCGAGCAGACACAGGCCGGGGCGGACCTGATGCTGCTCGGCCTACACCTCACGGGCGTCGCGGCCACGATGGGGGCAATCAATTTCATCGCGACCATCTTCACCGAGCGTGGTGACGACGTGAACTGGGCCAACCTCGACATCTTCTCGTGGACCATCCTCACCCAGTCCGCACTCATCCTGTTCGCGTTCCCGCTGCTGGGGAGCGCGCTCATCATGCTCCTGATGGACCGGAACCTCGCCACGACGTTCTTCACCGTCGACGGCGGCGGAGCACTGCTGTGGCAACACCTGTTCTGGTTCTTCGGCCACCCCGAGGTGTACATTCTCGTCCTCCCGCCGATGGGACTCGTCAGTTACATCCTGCCCCGCTTTGCGGGCCGGAAGCTGTTCGGGTTCAAGTTCGTCGTCTACTCGACGCTGGCCATCGGCGTCCTGAGCTTCGGCGTCTGGGCTCACCACATGTTCTCGACGGGCATGGACGTGCGCCTGGCCAGTTCGTTCATGGCTGTCTCCTTAGCAATCGCAATACCGAGTGCAGTCAAGACGTTCAACTGGATTACGACGCTGTGGAACGGGAAAATCCGCCTGACCGCCCCGATGCTGTTCTGTATCGGGTTCGTCTCGAACTTCATCATCGGTGGCGTGACCGGCGTGTTCCTCGCCGCCATTCCCGTCGACAAGGTGCTCCACGACACGTACTACGTCGTCGGCCACTTCCACTACATCGTGATGGGGGTCATCGGCTTCGCCGTCTTCGCGGGCATCTACTACTGGTTCCCCATCTTCACGGGCCGGATGTACCAGCGCAAACTCGGCAAGTGGCACTTCTGGCTCTCGATGATCGGCACGAACATCACGTTCTTCGCGATGCTCGTGCTGGGCTACCTCGGGATGCCCCGCCGGTACGCCACCTACGAGTTCGACGCGGCCATCGCGCCGCTGGCGCAGGTCATCAACTTCCACCTCGTGGCGACGGTGGGCGCGACCATCCTGCTGGTCGGCCAGTTGATATTCGTCTGGAACATCGTCCAGTCGTGGCTCGAAGGCCCCCACGTCGGACCGGACCCGTGGAACCTCAAGGAGGAGGCCCCGGAACTGTACGGTCGCGAGTACGTCTGGCACGAGAACCGCCTCGAAACCGCCCTCGCGGACGGCGGTGAGGAAGAAGACGTGGCAACCGACGGCGGCGAACCGACCGACGCCGCCGACGAAGACGCTCCGGACGCAGCGGACGAGTAA
- the purL gene encoding phosphoribosylformylglycinamidine synthase subunit PurL, with amino-acid sequence MSLSDADRELVTAELDRDPTPAEAALFENLWSEHCAYRSSRPLLSAFESESDDVVVGPGDDAAVVALPDGETYITLGIESHNHPSYVDPFDGAATGVGGIVRDTLSMGAYPIALADSLYFGEFDREHSKYLFEGVVEGISHYGNCIGVPTVTGSVAFHEDYEGNPLVNVACIGLTNEERLVTAEAQDPGNKLVLVGNATGRDGLGGASFASEDLSEDAETEDRPAVQVGDPYTEKLLIEANEALVDEGLVESARDLGAAGLGGATSELVAKGGLGAHIELERVHQREPNMNALEILLAESQERMAYEVTPENVDAVADIAERFDLGCSVIGEVTEGNYVCEFEGETVVDAPAEFLGDGAPMNDLPAEEPPEPDRDLPAPDLDSAFEAVVGSPNTASKRWVYRQYDHEVQVRTAVPPGDDAALLAVRDAETGLAFSSGADPNWTDTAPYDGARAVALENATNLAAKGTTPLAAVDCLNGGNPEKPDVYGAFKSIVDGLADTCDELDVPVVGGNVSLYNDSPSGPIPPTPTLAMVGTKEGYDAPPAELSGEGEILVVNDRTVAGAADPRLGGSEYLAQFGGSDRFPELPDQRPAFVETLADVADFEETLAVHDASHGGLAATLAEMVTGDTGADVTLDGAGTPAHRLFHEQPGRVVVETADPDTVEDAFDGIAPVQRIGAADDSGALSLTADDETLHYGAEAIADLRSVIERELDG; translated from the coding sequence ATGAGTCTGTCCGACGCGGACCGCGAGTTGGTCACCGCGGAACTCGACCGCGACCCGACGCCGGCAGAGGCCGCGCTCTTCGAGAACCTCTGGAGCGAACACTGCGCGTACCGTTCCTCGCGGCCGCTGCTCTCGGCCTTCGAGAGCGAGAGCGACGACGTGGTCGTCGGGCCGGGTGACGACGCCGCCGTCGTCGCGCTCCCCGACGGCGAGACGTACATCACGCTGGGCATCGAGAGCCACAACCACCCCTCGTACGTCGACCCGTTCGACGGCGCGGCGACGGGCGTCGGCGGCATCGTTCGGGACACCCTCTCGATGGGTGCCTACCCCATCGCGCTGGCGGACTCGCTGTACTTCGGCGAGTTCGACCGCGAACACTCCAAGTACCTCTTCGAGGGTGTCGTCGAGGGCATCAGCCACTACGGGAACTGTATTGGCGTCCCCACGGTCACCGGGAGCGTCGCCTTCCACGAGGACTACGAGGGGAACCCGCTGGTGAACGTCGCCTGTATCGGCCTGACGAACGAGGAGCGACTCGTCACCGCCGAGGCACAGGACCCGGGGAACAAACTCGTCCTCGTCGGCAACGCGACCGGTCGCGACGGACTCGGTGGGGCCTCCTTCGCCAGCGAGGACCTCTCCGAGGACGCCGAAACCGAGGACCGCCCCGCCGTCCAAGTGGGTGACCCCTACACCGAGAAGCTCCTCATCGAGGCAAACGAGGCACTCGTGGACGAGGGCCTCGTCGAGTCGGCCCGTGACCTCGGCGCGGCGGGACTGGGCGGCGCGACGAGCGAGTTGGTGGCCAAGGGCGGCCTCGGCGCGCACATCGAACTCGAACGCGTCCACCAGCGTGAGCCGAACATGAACGCGCTGGAGATTCTGCTGGCCGAGTCCCAAGAGCGGATGGCCTACGAAGTCACCCCCGAGAACGTCGACGCCGTCGCGGACATCGCCGAGCGGTTCGACCTCGGTTGTTCGGTCATCGGCGAGGTGACCGAGGGCAACTACGTCTGTGAGTTCGAGGGCGAGACGGTCGTGGACGCCCCCGCCGAGTTCCTCGGCGACGGCGCGCCGATGAACGACCTCCCGGCCGAGGAACCGCCCGAACCGGACCGGGACCTGCCGGCCCCGGACCTCGACTCGGCGTTCGAGGCCGTCGTCGGCAGTCCGAACACCGCCTCGAAGCGGTGGGTGTACCGCCAGTACGACCACGAGGTGCAGGTCCGCACGGCCGTCCCGCCGGGCGACGACGCGGCACTGCTGGCCGTCAGGGACGCCGAGACTGGCCTCGCGTTCTCGTCCGGTGCGGACCCCAACTGGACCGACACGGCACCGTACGACGGCGCGCGCGCCGTCGCCTTGGAGAACGCGACGAACCTCGCGGCGAAGGGGACGACGCCGCTGGCGGCCGTCGACTGCCTCAACGGCGGCAATCCCGAGAAACCGGACGTGTACGGCGCGTTCAAGAGCATCGTGGACGGCCTCGCCGACACCTGCGACGAACTCGACGTGCCCGTCGTCGGCGGGAACGTCTCGCTGTACAACGACTCCCCGAGCGGCCCCATCCCGCCGACGCCGACGCTCGCGATGGTCGGCACCAAGGAGGGGTATGACGCCCCGCCGGCGGAACTCTCGGGTGAGGGCGAGATTCTGGTCGTCAACGACCGGACCGTGGCGGGTGCGGCCGACCCACGGCTCGGCGGGTCGGAGTACCTCGCACAGTTCGGCGGGAGCGACCGCTTCCCCGAACTCCCCGACCAGCGACCGGCGTTCGTGGAGACACTGGCCGACGTGGCGGACTTCGAGGAGACGCTCGCCGTCCACGACGCGAGTCACGGCGGGCTGGCGGCGACGCTCGCCGAGATGGTCACCGGCGACACCGGCGCGGACGTGACTCTCGACGGTGCGGGGACACCCGCTCACCGACTCTTCCACGAGCAACCCGGCCGCGTCGTCGTCGAGACGGCGGACCCGGATACCGTCGAGGATGCGTTCGACGGCATCGCACCCGTCCAGCGTATCGGGGCGGCGGACGACTCGGGCGCGCTCTCGTTGACGGCGGACGACGAGACGCTCCACTACGGGGCCGAGGCGATAGCGGACCTGCGGTCGGTCATCGAGCGCGAACTCGACGGTTAG
- a CDS encoding DUF7550 family protein, with amino-acid sequence MSDDHDEDRPEYDPESPTVPEKEPPLRSTAPQSEFTMSQVGFGFVVLVVGLAVTFGLPLLF; translated from the coding sequence ATGAGCGACGACCACGACGAGGACCGGCCGGAGTACGACCCAGAGAGCCCGACGGTCCCGGAGAAGGAACCACCGCTCCGCAGTACCGCCCCACAAAGTGAGTTCACGATGAGTCAGGTCGGCTTCGGGTTCGTCGTCCTCGTCGTCGGCCTCGCCGTCACGTTCGGCCTGCCGCTCCTGTTCTAA
- the hisF gene encoding imidazole glycerol phosphate synthase subunit HisF: protein MTLTKRIIPCIDVDVDEDGNPAVYTGVNFEDLQYTGDPVEMAKKYNEAGADEFVFLDITASAEGRETMLHVVESIADEVFIPLTVGGGIRTREDIKETLRAGADKVSINTGALERPELITEGAKAFGNQCIVISVDARRRYDEQGDHYVDVDGESCWFECTVKGGREGTGVDVVSWAEEAERRGAGELFVNSIDADGTKDGYDIPLTTAVCDAVSTPVIASSGCGGPEDMYEVFTEAGADAGLAASIFHFGEYSIRETKEYLDERGVPVRL, encoded by the coding sequence ATGACCCTGACGAAGCGGATAATCCCGTGCATCGACGTGGACGTGGACGAGGACGGGAACCCGGCGGTGTACACGGGTGTCAACTTCGAGGACCTGCAGTACACCGGCGACCCAGTGGAGATGGCCAAAAAGTACAACGAGGCCGGAGCCGACGAGTTCGTCTTTCTCGACATCACCGCCTCGGCCGAGGGTCGGGAGACGATGCTCCACGTCGTCGAGTCCATCGCGGACGAGGTGTTCATCCCGCTGACCGTCGGTGGGGGTATCCGCACGCGCGAGGACATCAAGGAAACGCTACGGGCGGGCGCGGACAAGGTATCTATCAACACCGGCGCGCTCGAACGCCCGGAACTCATCACGGAGGGGGCGAAGGCGTTCGGGAACCAGTGTATCGTCATCAGCGTGGACGCCCGCCGCAGGTACGACGAGCAGGGGGACCACTACGTCGACGTCGACGGCGAGTCCTGCTGGTTCGAGTGTACGGTCAAGGGCGGCCGCGAGGGCACGGGCGTCGACGTGGTATCGTGGGCCGAGGAGGCCGAACGGCGCGGCGCGGGCGAGTTGTTCGTCAACTCCATCGACGCCGACGGCACGAAGGACGGCTACGACATCCCGCTGACGACGGCCGTCTGTGACGCCGTCTCGACGCCCGTCATCGCCTCCTCCGGCTGTGGCGGCCCCGAAGACATGTACGAGGTGTTCACCGAGGCGGGCGCGGACGCTGGCCTCGCGGCCTCTATCTTCCACTTCGGCGAGTACAGCATCCGCGAGACCAAGGAGTATCTCGACGAGCGGGGCGTCCCCGTTCGGCTGTAG
- a CDS encoding DNA-directed RNA polymerase subunit L encodes MELRVIENTDTELSIEIAGEDHTFMNVLKGALLEMDGVEAATYDVNPEQSGGQTEPILTIKTEEDVDALDALEDGAERVIDKAADFRDAYQGAA; translated from the coding sequence ATGGAACTGCGGGTCATCGAGAACACCGACACCGAACTCTCTATCGAAATCGCGGGCGAGGACCACACGTTCATGAACGTCCTGAAGGGCGCGCTGTTGGAGATGGACGGCGTCGAGGCCGCCACCTACGACGTGAACCCCGAGCAGTCCGGGGGACAGACGGAACCGATTCTCACCATCAAGACCGAGGAAGACGTGGACGCACTGGACGCACTGGAAGACGGTGCCGAGCGTGTCATCGACAAGGCGGCCGACTTCCGGGACGCCTACCAAGGCGCGGCCTGA
- a CDS encoding methytransferase partner Trm112 has product MREDLMDIICCPLDKHDLELETIREDDDEILEGRLVCTECGEAYPIEDGVPNLLPPDMREGSPA; this is encoded by the coding sequence ATGCGCGAGGACCTGATGGACATCATCTGCTGCCCACTCGACAAGCACGACCTCGAACTGGAGACGATTCGGGAGGACGACGACGAGATACTGGAGGGTCGACTGGTCTGTACGGAGTGTGGCGAGGCGTACCCGATAGAGGACGGCGTGCCGAACCTCCTGCCGCCGGACATGCGCGAGGGGTCCCCGGCGTAA
- a CDS encoding DUF7524 family protein: MPDTLPVHLNQRDLHSLEVPDAFETDDSFVLAVRNHGEASRVHVHLDDGLSEIAAVEATNHYVRANETAEIPVAVHGAGPVRGKIKIVSGYGAVTRWVDVRVTESDDDTGVEVDEELGKPQPERYESGPREQSPLADRPTLPLLVFAAVALALALGAAVLVDNLLVTVGAVAVVVAVFVAGLTLFR, from the coding sequence GTGCCCGATACGCTACCCGTGCATCTCAACCAGCGGGACCTCCACTCGCTCGAGGTGCCGGACGCCTTCGAGACGGACGACTCGTTCGTCCTCGCCGTCCGAAACCACGGTGAGGCGTCTAGGGTTCACGTCCACTTAGACGACGGACTCTCGGAGATAGCGGCCGTCGAGGCGACGAACCACTACGTCCGGGCCAACGAGACGGCGGAGATTCCCGTCGCAGTGCACGGTGCCGGACCGGTCCGCGGAAAGATAAAAATCGTCTCGGGCTACGGTGCGGTCACTCGCTGGGTCGACGTTCGCGTCACCGAGTCCGACGACGACACCGGCGTCGAGGTGGACGAGGAACTCGGCAAGCCACAACCGGAGCGGTACGAGTCCGGGCCGAGAGAGCAGTCTCCACTCGCCGACCGACCGACCCTGCCGCTCCTCGTGTTCGCTGCCGTCGCCCTCGCCCTCGCGCTCGGTGCGGCCGTCCTCGTCGACAACCTCCTCGTCACCGTCGGTGCCGTCGCCGTCGTCGTCGCCGTCTTCGTGGCCGGTTTGACGCTGTTCCGGTAG
- a CDS encoding DR2241 family protein: MTERAVERLLDAAADGVECDGLRATTTDEGYTFETPDTERAGLTEAEFRAVAADHEAYVTNWLFWTDRAPRGEARRAFLRWLEAADERSVPERDDALSEGLTREWGQLHLTVERVDGDRTYHVRHVDDTGTDAAELEQYEDSLDARTLAKHDDDGRYRPLKTAPTLQTGWHYPDLGPTDAVEVVEFLYPATIANWYQEREGELDVTHWHETVERQTGIYGVIETWDRQDGHDHVDRVAEACCADSQCLKRREWEYDEDTDLDVDGGDGTFPCREPCSLVVAAARQWTKLEGEQSRTYEFELTPSEKEQLEDIVDAVADGRTDEIREADVYDGANRYRTRYLRAKLFDDDGNLCGVPTEQENGD; encoded by the coding sequence ATGACCGAACGGGCGGTAGAGCGTCTCCTCGACGCCGCGGCCGACGGTGTGGAGTGCGACGGGCTACGGGCGACGACCACCGACGAGGGCTACACGTTCGAGACTCCCGACACCGAGCGTGCGGGCCTCACCGAGGCGGAGTTCCGGGCAGTCGCCGCCGACCACGAGGCGTACGTCACCAACTGGCTGTTCTGGACCGACCGCGCCCCGCGAGGCGAGGCGCGCCGTGCGTTCCTCCGATGGCTCGAAGCGGCCGACGAGCGGTCGGTGCCCGAACGGGACGACGCGCTCAGCGAGGGTCTGACCCGGGAGTGGGGACAACTCCACCTCACCGTCGAACGCGTGGACGGTGACCGCACGTACCACGTCCGTCACGTGGACGACACCGGGACGGACGCCGCCGAGTTGGAGCAGTACGAGGACTCGCTCGACGCCCGGACGCTGGCGAAACACGACGACGACGGCCGCTATCGGCCGCTGAAGACCGCACCGACGCTCCAGACCGGGTGGCACTACCCCGACCTCGGACCGACCGACGCCGTCGAAGTGGTCGAGTTCCTCTACCCCGCGACGATAGCGAACTGGTACCAAGAGCGCGAGGGCGAACTCGACGTGACCCACTGGCACGAGACTGTCGAACGCCAGACCGGTATCTACGGCGTCATCGAGACGTGGGACCGACAGGACGGCCACGACCACGTCGACCGGGTCGCCGAGGCCTGCTGTGCCGACTCACAGTGTCTGAAGCGGCGCGAGTGGGAGTACGACGAGGACACCGACCTCGACGTGGACGGCGGCGACGGGACGTTCCCCTGTCGGGAACCCTGTTCGCTGGTCGTCGCGGCGGCACGCCAGTGGACGAAACTCGAAGGCGAGCAGTCACGGACCTACGAGTTCGAGTTGACGCCGAGCGAGAAAGAGCAACTCGAAGACATCGTCGACGCCGTCGCCGACGGCCGGACGGACGAGATACGCGAGGCCGACGTGTACGACGGCGCGAACCGCTACCGGACCCGCTACTTGCGTGCGAAACTGTTCGACGACGACGGGAACCTCTGTGGCGTCCCAACGGAACAAGAGAACGGCGACTGA
- a CDS encoding LolA family protein: MPSVSFPAGRTVLTLVGVTLVGTVLVLGLWFPGAASSTDSTPLGTNASERYAALDGLDATETTVIEHGDERRRTVAHVSLRPGTGKQRTVITHGPSRRYERRVSNGTVLWLYDRDGNTATMLPLSPDTDATSRGARIERLFTRLNVTDPDETTAVPVTPGVDPLPVVPHSGAGPPVSESVTGSANHGVSYNGTASVDGRETYVLRLTSAASSGYEQTLWVDTEHFFPLKHRTAWTDDGERVTVTTTYTNVTFDPGLSPETFQFDPPRNATVERPPTPEVTTHGSIAALRASTDISVPDPDLPATFELVYASQTTGKARGVGLQYVNATSTLSVAKYNLTYPVRGGDKRVTVAGREAVLSLGSTVSVSWNCPAYRYTVRGSGVSRERVLAVAESVACS, encoded by the coding sequence ATGCCGTCCGTCTCCTTCCCCGCCGGGCGCACGGTCCTCACCCTCGTCGGCGTGACACTCGTCGGGACCGTCCTCGTTCTGGGTCTGTGGTTTCCGGGGGCCGCGAGCAGTACCGACAGCACGCCGCTCGGGACGAACGCTTCCGAACGGTACGCCGCACTCGACGGCCTCGACGCGACGGAGACGACAGTCATCGAGCACGGCGACGAGCGGCGTCGAACCGTCGCGCACGTCTCCCTCCGGCCCGGGACCGGGAAGCAACGGACGGTGATTACGCACGGCCCGAGTCGACGATACGAGCGGCGTGTCTCGAACGGGACGGTCCTCTGGCTCTACGACCGCGACGGGAACACCGCGACGATGCTTCCGCTCTCGCCCGACACCGACGCGACGAGTCGGGGTGCCCGCATCGAGCGACTGTTTACTCGACTGAACGTGACCGACCCCGACGAGACGACTGCGGTTCCGGTGACGCCGGGCGTCGACCCGCTCCCGGTCGTCCCTCACTCCGGGGCGGGTCCGCCGGTGTCGGAATCAGTGACTGGCTCTGCCAATCACGGCGTCAGCTACAACGGGACTGCGAGCGTTGACGGCCGGGAGACGTACGTCCTCCGTCTCACTTCGGCCGCCTCGTCGGGGTACGAGCAGACGCTGTGGGTCGACACGGAACACTTCTTCCCGCTGAAACACCGCACCGCGTGGACGGACGACGGCGAGCGCGTCACCGTGACGACGACGTACACGAACGTCACCTTCGACCCCGGCCTCTCGCCGGAAACGTTCCAGTTCGACCCGCCCCGGAACGCCACCGTCGAACGTCCGCCGACGCCGGAGGTGACGACCCACGGGAGCATCGCCGCGCTCCGGGCCTCGACCGACATCTCGGTCCCCGACCCCGACCTACCGGCGACGTTCGAGTTGGTGTACGCGTCACAGACGACCGGAAAAGCCCGCGGTGTCGGCCTCCAGTACGTCAACGCCACGTCGACGCTCTCCGTCGCCAAGTACAACCTCACGTATCCGGTGCGTGGCGGGGACAAGCGGGTGACCGTCGCGGGACGGGAAGCGGTGCTGTCGCTCGGTTCGACCGTCTCCGTCTCGTGGAACTGCCCGGCCTACCGGTACACGGTCCGGGGGTCGGGCGTCTCGCGCGAGCGCGTCCTCGCTGTGGCGGAGTCGGTCGCCTGTAGTTAG
- a CDS encoding DUF7521 family protein: protein MLGTALLDWAIVTLAFGSTVVGSYVGYQAYRGFRRNRSRPMQFLAVGLFLLTAVSFVLAFVGSVLLRQGLLPLVYDRPLTLVTRAIQFLGVLFIAYSLHQRP, encoded by the coding sequence ATGCTCGGGACTGCACTCCTCGACTGGGCCATCGTCACCCTCGCGTTCGGCTCGACAGTCGTGGGGAGTTACGTCGGCTATCAGGCCTACCGTGGGTTCCGCCGCAACCGGAGCAGACCGATGCAGTTCCTCGCCGTCGGGCTGTTCCTGCTGACTGCCGTGTCCTTCGTCCTCGCGTTCGTCGGGTCGGTCCTCCTCCGGCAGGGGCTCCTCCCGCTGGTCTACGACCGACCGCTGACCCTCGTGACGCGGGCTATCCAGTTCCTCGGCGTCCTCTTCATCGCGTACTCGCTACACCAGCGGCCCTAA
- a CDS encoding ArsR/SmtB family transcription factor has product MSEDWELAEVLDLLSDEYARSILAATSVEPMSAKQLAEQCDASLPTIYRRVERLQEYDLLEERTRVDLTGSHHKMYSATLSEFSMDLEDGGYEGTIERVSRADFPGEDETDTADRFTEMWENL; this is encoded by the coding sequence GTGAGTGAGGATTGGGAGTTGGCCGAGGTCCTCGACCTCCTCAGCGATGAGTACGCCCGCTCTATCCTCGCCGCGACGAGCGTCGAACCCATGTCCGCCAAACAGCTCGCAGAACAGTGTGACGCGTCCCTCCCGACCATCTACCGCCGGGTCGAGCGACTGCAGGAGTACGACCTCCTCGAGGAGCGCACGCGCGTAGACCTCACCGGCAGCCACCACAAGATGTACTCCGCGACGCTCTCGGAGTTCTCGATGGACCTCGAAGACGGCGGCTACGAGGGGACCATCGAGCGCGTCTCCCGCGCGGATTTCCCGGGCGAGGACGAGACCGACACCGCAGACCGATTCACCGAGATGTGGGAGAACCTCTGA
- a CDS encoding CbiX/SirB N-terminal domain-containing protein encodes MEEAIVVVAHGSHLNAGSSAPTFAHADTVRAADAFAEVREGFWKEEPSFREVLRTVDAEEVYVVPLFISEGYFTEQVIPRELRLEEWDENAWESDGTSATHATLTAADTGQTVHYCGPVGTHDAMSDVIVQRAESVTGDPDVGDGFGLAVVGHGTERNENSAKAIEYHADRIRAMDRFDEVRPLYMDEDPEVDDVTDFFESEDIVVVPLFIADGYHTNEDIPEDMGLTDDYRTGWETPAEVDGHRVWYSGAVGTEALMADVILERAADAGADVDDAIERVRERTSSGESAVGD; translated from the coding sequence ATGGAAGAGGCTATAGTCGTCGTCGCTCACGGGTCACACCTCAACGCCGGGTCGAGCGCGCCGACGTTCGCCCACGCCGACACCGTCCGCGCCGCCGACGCGTTCGCGGAGGTTCGTGAGGGGTTCTGGAAGGAAGAACCGTCCTTCCGCGAAGTGTTGCGGACCGTCGACGCCGAGGAGGTGTACGTCGTTCCCCTGTTCATCAGCGAGGGGTACTTCACCGAACAGGTCATCCCTCGGGAGTTGCGCTTGGAGGAGTGGGACGAGAACGCGTGGGAGTCGGACGGCACCTCCGCCACCCACGCCACGCTCACTGCCGCCGATACCGGTCAGACCGTCCACTACTGCGGGCCGGTCGGCACCCACGACGCGATGAGCGACGTCATCGTCCAGCGCGCCGAGTCCGTGACCGGCGACCCGGACGTGGGCGACGGGTTCGGCCTCGCCGTCGTCGGCCACGGCACCGAGCGCAACGAGAACTCGGCGAAGGCCATCGAGTACCACGCCGACCGCATCCGCGCGATGGACCGCTTCGACGAGGTGCGGCCGCTCTACATGGACGAAGACCCGGAAGTCGACGACGTGACCGACTTCTTCGAGAGCGAGGACATCGTCGTCGTCCCGCTGTTCATTGCGGATGGCTACCACACGAACGAGGACATTCCCGAGGACATGGGGCTGACCGACGACTACCGGACGGGGTGGGAGACGCCCGCCGAAGTCGACGGTCACCGTGTCTGGTACTCGGGTGCGGTCGGCACGGAGGCACTGATGGCCGACGTGATACTCGAACGTGCCGCCGATGCCGGGGCCGACGTGGACGACGCCATCGAGCGGGTCCGCGAGCGAACGAGTAGCGGCGAGTCCGCCGTCGGTGACTGA
- a CDS encoding DUF7523 family protein, with protein MTLAERTREAVAAEPFLHAALRAGVVNYAAAARYLDVGSDDRDAVVAALRRYAEDLPDRQTVATDAPVSMQSGLGPADEGDDALLTVGDTSLAPGAGSLTAIVATGAVDADVLTHVLGRLATADVTPTAAGVGTETLIVVVERRDGADALRVVEDALDAVPTGP; from the coding sequence ATGACACTCGCCGAACGGACCCGCGAGGCAGTCGCGGCCGAACCGTTCCTCCACGCGGCACTCCGGGCGGGCGTGGTGAACTACGCCGCCGCCGCGCGCTACCTCGACGTGGGGTCCGACGACCGGGACGCCGTCGTCGCGGCCCTCCGTCGGTACGCCGAGGACCTCCCGGACCGCCAAACGGTCGCAACCGACGCGCCTGTGAGTATGCAGAGCGGTCTCGGCCCGGCCGACGAGGGCGACGACGCGCTCCTGACTGTGGGCGACACGTCGCTCGCCCCGGGGGCCGGGTCGCTGACGGCCATCGTCGCGACCGGGGCCGTCGACGCCGACGTACTCACGCACGTCCTCGGACGACTGGCGACGGCCGACGTGACTCCGACGGCGGCGGGCGTCGGCACGGAGACGCTTATCGTCGTCGTCGAACGACGCGACGGGGCCGACGCGCTTCGGGTCGTCGAGGACGCGCTCGACGCCGTCCCCACGGGACCGTAG